Below is a window of Sporomusaceae bacterium DNA.
AAGGCCCCTTGTAGAACACGAGGTTGATAGGCCAGGAGTGTAAGGTGAGTAATCACTTCAGCTGACTGGTACTAATAGGCCGAGGGCTTGACTTATATTGCCAAGCCTGATCCAATGAAATGTGCAACACTTTCTTCCGTGCTGTTTTGAGGGAGCATACTCCGCAAGAGATGCTTACCTCTTAAAATCTGGTGCCGATAGCTGTGGGGATCCACCCGTTCCCATACCGAACACGGCAGTTAAGCCCACATACGCCGAAAGTACTTGGCTGGAAACGGCCTGGGAGGATAGGTAGGCGCCGGTTAGAAAAACCCGCTCGTTTATACGAGCGGGTTTTGTCTGTTTGTAGGAGCTGACCCGACGGGCGTCGAAAGTTTCTTTATGAGGTGAAGAGATGAAAACTACAATCGGGCGCGAGGATATGGCGGAAGCCGTTGATAGAGGAATATTGACCCAGGAGCAGGCGGATGCGCTCTGGCAGATGGCGCTGGCGAAAGGCGAGGGCGCGGAGCGGTCGGAGGAGAGTTCGACTTTGAGCCAGTTCCTTTATTATCTGGGGGCGCTGATCGTGATCGGCGCGATGGGCTGGTTTATGAATTCGGCCTGGGAGATATTCGGCGGGGCGGGGCTTTTCTCGATCGCCGCCGCCTACGCGGCTGCGTTTATTATCGCCGCCCGCCATTTCCGGGATAAGTCGGCGGTGCTGAGCGGGCTGCTGATCGTTATGGCGGTCTGTATGACGCCGCTGGGCGTGTACGGGCTGCAGAAGTGGCTGGGGCTATGGCCGAAAGGCTACCCCGGCGTTTACCGGGATTTTCATATGTGGGTTAAGAGCGGCTGGGTTACGATGGAGGTGGCGACACTGGCCGCCGGCCTCATCGGCATGAGGTTCGCCAGGATACCGTTCGCGATGGCGCCGGTGGCGTTCACGCTCTGGTATATGTCGATGGACTTGACGCCGATCCTGTTCGGGCCGGACCGTTACTGGACCTATCACAAGTATGTGTCGATGGGTTTCGGGATGGCCATGACCGCCGCAGCTTTCGTTATCGACCGCCGCCGGGAGGTGGATTACGCCAAGTGGCTGTATATCTTCGGGGCGATGGCTTTTTGGGGCGGCCTGTCGATGCTGAACAGCAAGTCGGAGCTGAACAGGGCGATATATTGCGCCATCAACGTGGCCATGATGTTCTGCGGGGTGCTGCTGGAGCGGAAAGTTTTCCTGGTGCTGGGCGGGATTGGCACTTTCGGCTATATCGGGCATCTCGCGTGGACGGTGTTCCGCGATTCGCTGTTTTTCCCGTTCGCGCTTACACTGGTGGGGCTGGCGGTGGTTTATGCGGGCTGGCTCTATCATCGCAGGCAGGCGGAGCTGGACCGGCTGGTGCGGGCGGTGACGCCTGGCTGGATAATCAGGCTGCTGCCGCAGAACAGGAAGTATTAACCAGGGTTGCTGGGAGGTGTTGCCATGGTGTGGGTGCTGGTCGCGGTCGTCGCGGCGATAGCGGCGGTGCTGTTTGCGCCGCTGCGGCTGCGGGCCGGGCTGGACGGCGAAGGCCGGCTGCGCTGGTTCGCGGAGGCGGCGGCGCTGGGCGGCCTTGTGCGGGTGGGCCGCGACGGCGACGGCGGTTATTGGGCGTGCGGCGGTTTGCGCCGCGCTCTGACGCCGTCCGCGGATATTCGGCGGGAGCCCGGAGCTTCGCCGGCGGAGCGCGGCCGGGCGCTGGCCCGGAAGTGGGGCGGCCTTGGCGGCGGCGAGCGGCGGGCTTTGTTTAGGGCGCTGGCCGACATTTGGGCGGCTGTGGATTTGGCGGTGCAGGGCAATATCCGCTACGGGTTCGCCGACCCGGCCGTGACCGCCTGGCTGCACGCGCTGTACTGCGCCGCCCGCGGCACGGGAAGATTGGCCGGGCTAGAAGCGGCGGCGGATTTCGCGGATGCCGGCTGGTCAGGGCGGGCGGCGGCGGTGCTGACGCTGCGGCCGGTCGCGGTGGTGCTGCCGGTGGCAAGGTTTTTAGGCAAGTTTTATTGGCGACGGATAAGCGAAAAATTGACGGGAGGCAGAAGAAAATGGCAGGTACAGGCATAACCGATTCGATGCAGGTGTTGTTCGACCATCTCGAGAAGATGCTGCAGGCCAAGACGGTGTTCGGCGACCCGATCACGGTCGGCGAGGTTACGCTGATCCCGGTGGTCGACATCGCTTTCGGGGCCGGTTCGGGCGGCGGATCGTGCCCGGACAAGGGCGCACACGGCGAGGGCGGCGGCGGGGCTGCCGGGGCGAAGATCTCCGCTTCCGCGGTCATCGTGGTGCGCGAGGGCCAGGTGCAGGTGATGAAGCTGAAGAACGCCGCGCCGCTGGACAGGTTGATCGAGCTGGTGCCGGAGGTGCTGGAGGGATTGAAGAAGAAAAAGCCGGCGGCGGAGAAGGCCGCGGAGGAGTAAAAGGGAAGGGAGGCTGCAATAGCAGCCTCCCTTTGAACTGTCATAAAGCCTAAGGTTGCCTAGAAAGCTCCAGATGAAAGACACACCGGATAAGCAGACACACAACGCTTTAGCGTTGATGTGATCGCTTATACCCGAAAGGGTGCAAGCGCGCTGCGCCGCGTACTTTGTGGCGTACGCAAGCAAGCGCTTTGAGGAGCAACGCCGCAGATGGGGCTTTCTAGGCAACCGGCTTATGGTCTTTGGATCATCATGCCTTTGCCGATCGCCCCCGCATCGCCGCCGATGACTTCGCAGACCGACAGCTTTTCCTTGACGGTCGTCACCTGTAGGCGGGCGATCTCGTCGACGCTCTCGTCGAGCACTTCGCCGGTGCTGGGATCGCGGATGACATTGGCGGCGCCGA
It encodes the following:
- a CDS encoding DUF2157 domain-containing protein, translated to MKTTIGREDMAEAVDRGILTQEQADALWQMALAKGEGAERSEESSTLSQFLYYLGALIVIGAMGWFMNSAWEIFGGAGLFSIAAAYAAAFIIAARHFRDKSAVLSGLLIVMAVCMTPLGVYGLQKWLGLWPKGYPGVYRDFHMWVKSGWVTMEVATLAAGLIGMRFARIPFAMAPVAFTLWYMSMDLTPILFGPDRYWTYHKYVSMGFGMAMTAAAFVIDRRREVDYAKWLYIFGAMAFWGGLSMLNSKSELNRAIYCAINVAMMFCGVLLERKVFLVLGGIGTFGYIGHLAWTVFRDSLFFPFALTLVGLAVVYAGWLYHRRQAELDRLVRAVTPGWIIRLLPQNRKY
- a CDS encoding spore germination protein GerW family protein, giving the protein MAGTGITDSMQVLFDHLEKMLQAKTVFGDPITVGEVTLIPVVDIAFGAGSGGGSCPDKGAHGEGGGGAAGAKISASAVIVVREGQVQVMKLKNAAPLDRLIELVPEVLEGLKKKKPAAEKAAEE